From Candidatus Dormiibacterota bacterium, the proteins below share one genomic window:
- a CDS encoding leucyl aminopeptidase: MSAALRIEAKKGDLAGLSADVGIVYKFTGDPSPPGPVDRSLSQRLVEIAKEDRFEGRAGRHLMWHASPADGLRCRRYLLLGLGSKDKLTLERYRRYLGDALIECDRAGAASVALPLLPAGAEPFPAREAAAALAEGILLGTYRFDRYRSEARAGRRYLREVQVAAGDAVLRDVTDGISFGETTSGATNFARDLVNEPAGELFPRRMAEIARQVAEESKIGIKIFEPEDLRRMGMGGILGVGQGSKNPPCLIQLDYKPEDRAARKVALVGKGLTFDSGGLSLKTSEGMETMKCDMAGSAAVLATLKILPELAPRAEVVGLMGMAENMPGGGALHPGDILKIMNGKTVEVRNTDAEGRLVLADALSYASTLPDLEVAIDLATLTGACVVALGPMAAGVLGNNRELVDDILAAAAKAGEPMWPLPLYDEYVEHIKSDVADIKNTGIRWGGAITAALFLSHFVREGLGWAHLDIAGPAFGDKEYSYMKKGGSGVGVRTLTRYLLDLAG, encoded by the coding sequence GGGATCGTCTACAAGTTCACGGGAGATCCCTCGCCTCCGGGTCCCGTCGACCGTTCCCTGTCGCAGCGTCTGGTCGAGATCGCCAAGGAAGATCGCTTCGAGGGTCGCGCCGGCCGCCATCTGATGTGGCACGCTTCCCCCGCGGACGGCCTGCGATGCCGGAGATACCTCCTCCTCGGACTGGGATCCAAGGACAAGCTGACGCTGGAGCGTTACAGGCGCTACCTGGGCGACGCTCTCATTGAATGCGACCGGGCGGGCGCGGCGAGCGTGGCGTTGCCGCTTTTGCCCGCCGGGGCCGAACCGTTCCCCGCGCGCGAGGCGGCCGCGGCACTGGCCGAGGGGATCCTTCTCGGCACCTACCGGTTCGATCGCTACCGTTCCGAGGCGCGAGCCGGTCGCAGGTACCTGCGCGAGGTCCAGGTGGCCGCGGGCGACGCCGTCCTGCGCGATGTGACGGACGGGATCTCGTTCGGCGAAACGACGTCCGGCGCCACCAACTTCGCGCGCGACCTGGTCAACGAGCCCGCCGGCGAGCTGTTCCCGCGGAGAATGGCGGAGATCGCCCGGCAGGTGGCGGAGGAGTCGAAGATCGGGATCAAGATCTTCGAGCCGGAGGACCTGCGCCGCATGGGCATGGGAGGCATCCTCGGCGTCGGCCAGGGCTCGAAGAACCCGCCGTGTCTCATCCAGCTCGACTACAAACCGGAAGACCGGGCGGCCCGCAAGGTCGCCCTCGTCGGCAAGGGGCTGACCTTCGACTCGGGCGGGCTGTCGCTCAAGACCTCGGAGGGGATGGAGACGATGAAGTGCGACATGGCGGGATCCGCGGCGGTCCTGGCGACGCTCAAGATCCTGCCGGAGCTGGCGCCGCGCGCCGAGGTCGTCGGCCTCATGGGGATGGCGGAGAACATGCCGGGAGGCGGCGCCCTCCATCCCGGCGATATCCTGAAAATCATGAACGGCAAGACCGTCGAGGTGCGCAACACCGACGCCGAAGGTCGCCTGGTCCTGGCCGACGCGCTGTCGTACGCCTCCACCCTCCCGGATCTCGAGGTGGCGATCGACCTGGCGACTCTCACGGGCGCCTGCGTGGTGGCCCTCGGTCCGATGGCGGCCGGTGTCCTGGGCAACAACCGGGAGCTGGTGGACGACATCCTGGCCGCCGCCGCCAAGGCGGGCGAGCCGATGTGGCCGCTGCCGCTGTACGACGAGTACGTCGAGCACATCAAGAGCGACGTCGCGGACATCAAGAACACGGGTATCCGCTGGGGGGGCGCGATCACCGCCGCGCTCTTCCTGAGCCATTTCGTGAGGGAGGGACTCGGCTGGGCGCACCTTGACATCGCCGGCCCGGCCTTCGGGGACAAGGAGTACTCCTACATGAAGAAGGGCGGGTCGGGCGTCGGCGTGCGCACACTGACCCGCTACCTCCTGGATCTCGCGGGTTAG